The following are from one region of the Chloracidobacterium sp. genome:
- a CDS encoding MBL fold metallo-hydrolase has protein sequence MLKVLLKIGGVLLILFVVLIGAAFWSDSDEAILTTYVRNEQKPTLKPGWKGNPVDQRGRFMNDEFPYLPRTASLLKWQTSTNRFKAEKEADTYRPDVLDPSAFLAGDQDGILWLGHASFFVRLAGKGILIDPIFGTPPFVTRYTEVPSPLDKIQRVDYVLNTHDHRDHTDETTLRQIAAKFPNAKFIAGLNSEDILREWSKASNTIATTGWFQEFELNDPDIRVYFVPVRHWSRRGLFDTNQRLWGGFVIESGTTKIYHGGDSGYGRHYRETGEVFPNIDYFLVAVGAYEPRWFMEPVHTDPSDALQAFRDIGAKMLVPMHYGTFDLSDEPPGAPLRELLQQAERDLLRDKIRVLKIFEPIEIDRSAVK, from the coding sequence ATGTTGAAAGTGTTGTTGAAGATAGGCGGTGTACTCTTGATACTGTTCGTTGTTCTGATCGGCGCGGCATTCTGGAGCGATTCCGATGAGGCCATTTTGACGACCTATGTACGCAATGAACAAAAGCCCACGCTAAAGCCCGGATGGAAAGGAAACCCGGTCGATCAACGCGGACGATTCATGAATGATGAATTTCCGTATTTGCCGAGAACGGCTTCGCTGCTGAAATGGCAGACGAGCACAAATCGATTCAAGGCTGAAAAGGAGGCCGACACGTATCGGCCCGACGTTCTTGATCCTTCGGCTTTCCTTGCGGGCGATCAGGACGGAATACTCTGGCTCGGTCACGCATCTTTCTTCGTTCGGCTGGCGGGTAAAGGCATATTGATCGACCCTATCTTTGGGACGCCGCCTTTCGTTACAAGATATACCGAGGTGCCGTCGCCGCTCGATAAAATACAACGAGTCGATTATGTCCTCAATACTCACGATCATCGAGATCACACGGATGAAACGACGCTCAGGCAGATCGCGGCCAAGTTCCCAAATGCCAAGTTCATCGCCGGTCTGAACTCGGAAGATATTTTGCGGGAATGGTCGAAAGCGTCGAACACGATCGCGACGACCGGATGGTTTCAGGAGTTCGAATTGAACGACCCTGACATAAGAGTTTATTTCGTGCCGGTCCGCCATTGGTCGCGCCGGGGCCTATTCGACACGAATCAAAGATTATGGGGCGGGTTCGTAATTGAAAGTGGAACGACCAAGATCTATCACGGCGGTGACAGCGGGTATGGCCGTCATTATCGCGAAACCGGCGAGGTATTTCCGAACATCGATTATTTTCTTGTTGCAGTCGGCGCCTATGAACCCCGCTGGTTCATGGAACCGGTGCACACCGATCCGAGCGATGCGTTGCAAGCGTTCCGCGATATCGGAGCGAAGATGCTCGTGCCGATGCATTATGGAACGTTCGATCTCTCAGATGAACCTCCGGGAGCACCGCTTCGTGAACTTTTGCAGCAGGCCGAAAGAGACTTGCTGCGTGATAAGATACGCGTGCTCAAGATCTTCGAACCGATCGAGATCGACCGCTCAGCCGTGAAATGA